One Micropterus dolomieu isolate WLL.071019.BEF.003 ecotype Adirondacks linkage group LG23, ASM2129224v1, whole genome shotgun sequence DNA window includes the following coding sequences:
- the pygma gene encoding glycogen phosphorylase, muscle form isoform X2: MRVYYISLEFYMGRTLQNTMVNLALENACDEATYQLGLDMEELEDMEEDAGLGNGGLGRLAACFLDSMASLGLAAYGYGIRYEFGIFNQKIVNGWQVEEADDWLRYGNPWEKARPEYMRPVHFYGKTEHHPDGVKWVDTQVVLALPYDTPVPGYRNNIVNTMRLWSAKAPCEFNLKDFNVGGYIQAVLDRNLAENISRVLYPNDNFFEGKELRLKQEYFVVSATLQDIIRRFKVSKFGSREIARTDFSKLPDKVAIQLNDTHPAMAIPELMRVLVDEEKLGWEKAWDICVRTCAYTNHTVLPEALERWPVDLFAYLLPRHLEIIYEINRRHLERVAARYPGDNGRLCRMSLIEEGGQKRINMAHLCIVGSHAVNGVAQIHSDILKATVFKDFYEMEPHKFQNKTNGITPRRWLVMCNPGLAEVIAERIGEDFIRDLDQLQALRKFVNDEAFIRDVAKVKQENKLKFAVHLEEHYKVKINPNSMFDIQVKRIHEYKRQLLNCLHIITYYNRIKKEPNKQWTPRTVMIGGKAAPGYHTAKMIIRLITAIGEVVNNDPVVGDRLKVIFLENYRVTLAERAIPAADLSEQISTAGTEASGTGNMKFMLNGSLTIGTMDGANVEMAEEAGEENFFIFGMRVDDVDALDKKGYHAEEFYNRLPELKQAIDQIAGGFFSPKQPDLFKEIVNMLMHHDRFKVFADYEDYIKCQEKVNALYKNPKEWTKRVIYNIAGSGKFSSDRTIAQYAREIWGMEPTLEKLPAPDDKE, encoded by the exons ATG CGTGTGTACTACATCTCCCTTGAGTTCTACATGGGCCGCACCCTCCAAAACACCATGGTGAACCTCGCTCTGGAGAACGCCTGTGATGAGGCCACGTACCAG TTGGGTCTTGACATGGAGGAACTGGAGGACATGGAGGAAGATGCTGGTTTGGGAAATGGTGGCCTGGGTCGCCTTGCCG CCTGTTTCCTGGACTCCATGGCTTCACTGGGTCTGGCTGCCTATGGTTACGGTATTCGCTATGAATTTGGTATCTTCAATCAGAAAATTGTCAATGGCTGGCAG GTTGAGGAGGCTGACGATTGGCTGCGCTATGGCAACCCCTGGGAGAAGGCGCGTCCTGAGTACATGCGTCCAGTGCACTTCTATGGCAAGACCGAGCATCACCCCGATGGCGTCAAATGGGTAGACACTCAG GTCGTGCTGGCTCTGCCATATGACACCCCTGTCCCTGGCTACAGAAACAACATTGTCAACACCATGAGGCTGTGGTCTGCGAAGGCACCCTGCGAGTTTAACCTTAAAGACT TCAATGTTGGTGGCTACATTCAGGCGGTTTTGGACAGAAACTTGGCTGAGAACATCTCCCGTGTGCTGTATCCTAACGACAAT TTCTTTGAAGGAAAGGAGCTCCGTCTGAAACAGGAATACTTTGTGGTATCTGCCACCCTGCAAGACATCATCCGTCGTTTCAAGGTCTCTAAGTTTGGCTCCAGGGAGATTGCTCGCACAGACTTCAGCAAACTGCCTGACAAG GTTGCCATCCAGCTGAATGACACTCACCCAGCCATGGCAATTCCTGAGCTGATGAGGGTTCTGGTTGATGAAGAGAAACTTGGCTGGGAAAAG GCCTGGGACATCTGTGTGCGCACCTGTGCCTACACCAATCACACCGTCCTGCCTGAAGCTCTGGAGCGCTGGCCGGTCGACCTCTTTGCTTATCTGCTGCCTCGTCACCTAGAAATTATCTATGAGATCAACCGTCGCCACCTGGAG AGAGTTGCTGCTAGGTATCCTGGTGATAATGGTCGTCTGTGCCGTATGTCCCTCATTGAGGAAGGTGGACAGAAAAGAATCAACATGGCCCATTTGTGCATTGTGGGTTCCCATGCTGTCAACGGTGTGGCCCAGATACACTCTGACATCCTCAAAGCTACTGT TTTCAAGGACTTCTATGAAATGGAGCCACATAAGTTCCAAAACAAGACCAACGGCATCACTCCTCGCCGCTGGCTGGTTATGTGCAACCCGGGGCTGGCTGAGGTCATCGCTGAG AGAATTGGTGAGGACTTCATCCGTGACCTCGATCAGCTGCAGGCTCTCCGCAAGTTTGTGAACGACGAGGCTTTCATTCGTGATGTTGCAAAAGTGAAGCAG GAAAACAAGTTAAAGTTTGCTGTGCACTTGGAGGAGCACTACAAGGTGAAGATCAACCCCAACTCCATGTTTGACATTCAAGTCAAGAGAATCCACGAATACAAGAGACAGCTGCTCAACTGTCTGCACATCATCACCTACTACAACC GCATCAAAAAGGAGCCTAACAAGCAGTGGACTCCAAGAACTGTCATGATTGGAGGAAAG GCTGCCCCTGGATACCACACAGCCAAGATGATAATCCGTCTGATCACAGCTATTGGCGAGGTGGTCAACAACGATCCGGTGGTTGGAGACCGTCTCAAAGTCATCTTTTTGGAGAACTACCGAGTCACACTGGCAGAGAGAG CCATCCCCGCAGCGGACCTGTCAGAGCAGATCTCCACAGCTGGCACCGAGGCCTCCGGCACCGGCAACATGAAGTTCATGCTGAACGGCTCTCTAACCATCGGTACGATGGACGGAGCTAACGTTGAGATGGCCGAGGAGGCCGGCGAGGAAAACTTTTTCATCTTCGGCATGAGGGTGGATGATGTTGATGCGCTAGACAAGAAAGG ATACCACGCTGAAGAGTTCTACAACCGCCTCCCTGAGCTGAAACAGGCTATTGACCAGATTGCTGGAGGCTTCTTTAGCCCAAAGCAGCCGGACCTGTTTAAAGAAATCGTCAACATGCTGATGCATCATGACAG ATTCAAGGTCTTTGCTGACTATGAAGACTATATTAAATGCCAGGAGAAAGTCAATGCTCTTTACAAG AACCCCAAGGAATGGACCAAGAGGGTGATCTACAACATTGCCGGATCTGGCAAGTTCTCCAGCGATCGCACTATTGCCCAGTATGCTCGTGAGATCTGGGGCATGGAGCCCACGCTTGAGAAGCTCCCTGCCCCTGATGACAAGGAATAA
- the pygma gene encoding glycogen phosphorylase, muscle form isoform X1 encodes MSKPLSDHDRRKQISVRGLAGIENVAELKQNFNRHLHFTLVKDRNVATRRDYYFALAHTVRDHLIGRWIRTQQHYYEKDPKRVYYISLEFYMGRTLQNTMVNLALENACDEATYQLGLDMEELEDMEEDAGLGNGGLGRLAACFLDSMASLGLAAYGYGIRYEFGIFNQKIVNGWQVEEADDWLRYGNPWEKARPEYMRPVHFYGKTEHHPDGVKWVDTQVVLALPYDTPVPGYRNNIVNTMRLWSAKAPCEFNLKDFNVGGYIQAVLDRNLAENISRVLYPNDNFFEGKELRLKQEYFVVSATLQDIIRRFKVSKFGSREIARTDFSKLPDKVAIQLNDTHPAMAIPELMRVLVDEEKLGWEKAWDICVRTCAYTNHTVLPEALERWPVDLFAYLLPRHLEIIYEINRRHLERVAARYPGDNGRLCRMSLIEEGGQKRINMAHLCIVGSHAVNGVAQIHSDILKATVFKDFYEMEPHKFQNKTNGITPRRWLVMCNPGLAEVIAERIGEDFIRDLDQLQALRKFVNDEAFIRDVAKVKQENKLKFAVHLEEHYKVKINPNSMFDIQVKRIHEYKRQLLNCLHIITYYNRIKKEPNKQWTPRTVMIGGKAAPGYHTAKMIIRLITAIGEVVNNDPVVGDRLKVIFLENYRVTLAERAIPAADLSEQISTAGTEASGTGNMKFMLNGSLTIGTMDGANVEMAEEAGEENFFIFGMRVDDVDALDKKGYHAEEFYNRLPELKQAIDQIAGGFFSPKQPDLFKEIVNMLMHHDRFKVFADYEDYIKCQEKVNALYKNPKEWTKRVIYNIAGSGKFSSDRTIAQYAREIWGMEPTLEKLPAPDDKE; translated from the exons ATGTCTAAACCCTTGTCTGACCATGATAGAAGGAAACAGATTTCAGTGCGAGGCCTCGCCGGCATTGAAAACGTTGCAGAACTGAAGCAAAATTTCAACAGACATCTCCACTTTACGCTGGTCAAAGACAGAAATGTGGCGACCAGAAGGGATTACTACTTTGCTCTTGCCCACACTGTGCGGGACCACTTGATTGGCAGGTGGATCAGAACCCAGCAGCACTACTATGAGAAAGACCCCAAA CGTGTGTACTACATCTCCCTTGAGTTCTACATGGGCCGCACCCTCCAAAACACCATGGTGAACCTCGCTCTGGAGAACGCCTGTGATGAGGCCACGTACCAG TTGGGTCTTGACATGGAGGAACTGGAGGACATGGAGGAAGATGCTGGTTTGGGAAATGGTGGCCTGGGTCGCCTTGCCG CCTGTTTCCTGGACTCCATGGCTTCACTGGGTCTGGCTGCCTATGGTTACGGTATTCGCTATGAATTTGGTATCTTCAATCAGAAAATTGTCAATGGCTGGCAG GTTGAGGAGGCTGACGATTGGCTGCGCTATGGCAACCCCTGGGAGAAGGCGCGTCCTGAGTACATGCGTCCAGTGCACTTCTATGGCAAGACCGAGCATCACCCCGATGGCGTCAAATGGGTAGACACTCAG GTCGTGCTGGCTCTGCCATATGACACCCCTGTCCCTGGCTACAGAAACAACATTGTCAACACCATGAGGCTGTGGTCTGCGAAGGCACCCTGCGAGTTTAACCTTAAAGACT TCAATGTTGGTGGCTACATTCAGGCGGTTTTGGACAGAAACTTGGCTGAGAACATCTCCCGTGTGCTGTATCCTAACGACAAT TTCTTTGAAGGAAAGGAGCTCCGTCTGAAACAGGAATACTTTGTGGTATCTGCCACCCTGCAAGACATCATCCGTCGTTTCAAGGTCTCTAAGTTTGGCTCCAGGGAGATTGCTCGCACAGACTTCAGCAAACTGCCTGACAAG GTTGCCATCCAGCTGAATGACACTCACCCAGCCATGGCAATTCCTGAGCTGATGAGGGTTCTGGTTGATGAAGAGAAACTTGGCTGGGAAAAG GCCTGGGACATCTGTGTGCGCACCTGTGCCTACACCAATCACACCGTCCTGCCTGAAGCTCTGGAGCGCTGGCCGGTCGACCTCTTTGCTTATCTGCTGCCTCGTCACCTAGAAATTATCTATGAGATCAACCGTCGCCACCTGGAG AGAGTTGCTGCTAGGTATCCTGGTGATAATGGTCGTCTGTGCCGTATGTCCCTCATTGAGGAAGGTGGACAGAAAAGAATCAACATGGCCCATTTGTGCATTGTGGGTTCCCATGCTGTCAACGGTGTGGCCCAGATACACTCTGACATCCTCAAAGCTACTGT TTTCAAGGACTTCTATGAAATGGAGCCACATAAGTTCCAAAACAAGACCAACGGCATCACTCCTCGCCGCTGGCTGGTTATGTGCAACCCGGGGCTGGCTGAGGTCATCGCTGAG AGAATTGGTGAGGACTTCATCCGTGACCTCGATCAGCTGCAGGCTCTCCGCAAGTTTGTGAACGACGAGGCTTTCATTCGTGATGTTGCAAAAGTGAAGCAG GAAAACAAGTTAAAGTTTGCTGTGCACTTGGAGGAGCACTACAAGGTGAAGATCAACCCCAACTCCATGTTTGACATTCAAGTCAAGAGAATCCACGAATACAAGAGACAGCTGCTCAACTGTCTGCACATCATCACCTACTACAACC GCATCAAAAAGGAGCCTAACAAGCAGTGGACTCCAAGAACTGTCATGATTGGAGGAAAG GCTGCCCCTGGATACCACACAGCCAAGATGATAATCCGTCTGATCACAGCTATTGGCGAGGTGGTCAACAACGATCCGGTGGTTGGAGACCGTCTCAAAGTCATCTTTTTGGAGAACTACCGAGTCACACTGGCAGAGAGAG CCATCCCCGCAGCGGACCTGTCAGAGCAGATCTCCACAGCTGGCACCGAGGCCTCCGGCACCGGCAACATGAAGTTCATGCTGAACGGCTCTCTAACCATCGGTACGATGGACGGAGCTAACGTTGAGATGGCCGAGGAGGCCGGCGAGGAAAACTTTTTCATCTTCGGCATGAGGGTGGATGATGTTGATGCGCTAGACAAGAAAGG ATACCACGCTGAAGAGTTCTACAACCGCCTCCCTGAGCTGAAACAGGCTATTGACCAGATTGCTGGAGGCTTCTTTAGCCCAAAGCAGCCGGACCTGTTTAAAGAAATCGTCAACATGCTGATGCATCATGACAG ATTCAAGGTCTTTGCTGACTATGAAGACTATATTAAATGCCAGGAGAAAGTCAATGCTCTTTACAAG AACCCCAAGGAATGGACCAAGAGGGTGATCTACAACATTGCCGGATCTGGCAAGTTCTCCAGCGATCGCACTATTGCCCAGTATGCTCGTGAGATCTGGGGCATGGAGCCCACGCTTGAGAAGCTCCCTGCCCCTGATGACAAGGAATAA